The following are encoded together in the Actinoplanes sp. N902-109 genome:
- a CDS encoding SDR family oxidoreductase produces MTAPAKLKKVLVTGAGTGFGYEVAMRLAEKGFDVVAAVEIYGQIQTLKRQAGKRGVTLQVEKLDVTNEGDRRKALDWGVEVLVNNAGVGEGGSTVDIPAANIRHQFEVNVTGPLLLTQGIAKQMARRGAGRIVWVSSREGLNVNPFTGLYSASKHAIEAIAESMKDELQEFGVEVATMNPGPFLTGFNDRIFQTWESWDDDPGQRLFDYAKLAFPRAQFNPEPVYRTLTALAAGEIDSYRNLEPQSMIDETKKLIMAPWDKKTTDGLGTRNDVVQNAFDMTPEQLRDDQDPIPAP; encoded by the coding sequence ATGACCGCACCAGCAAAGCTCAAGAAAGTACTCGTCACCGGTGCGGGAACCGGTTTCGGATACGAAGTCGCGATGCGTCTGGCCGAAAAGGGCTTCGATGTCGTGGCTGCCGTGGAGATCTACGGCCAGATCCAGACGCTCAAGCGGCAGGCCGGCAAGCGGGGCGTGACGCTGCAGGTGGAAAAGCTTGACGTCACCAACGAGGGTGACCGCCGCAAGGCGCTGGACTGGGGCGTCGAGGTGCTGGTCAACAACGCTGGGGTGGGGGAGGGCGGGTCGACGGTCGACATCCCGGCCGCCAACATCCGGCACCAGTTCGAGGTCAACGTCACCGGTCCGCTGCTGCTCACCCAGGGCATCGCCAAGCAGATGGCCAGGCGCGGCGCCGGTCGTATCGTCTGGGTGTCCTCCCGGGAGGGACTCAACGTCAACCCGTTCACCGGCCTGTACTCCGCTTCCAAGCATGCGATCGAAGCCATTGCCGAGAGCATGAAGGACGAGCTCCAGGAGTTCGGCGTCGAGGTCGCCACCATGAACCCGGGACCCTTCCTGACCGGGTTCAACGACCGGATCTTCCAGACCTGGGAGAGCTGGGATGACGATCCCGGGCAGCGGCTGTTCGACTACGCCAAGCTTGCCTTCCCGCGGGCGCAGTTCAACCCCGAGCCGGTGTACCGGACGCTCACCGCGCTGGCCGCCGGAGAAATCGACAGCTACCGGAACCTGGAACCGCAGTCGATGATCGACGAGACCAAGAAGTTGATCATGGCGCCGTGGGACAAGAAGACCACCGATGGGCTGGGCACCCGCAACGACGTTGTCCAGAACGCCTTCGACATGACGCCCGAGCAGCTGCGCGACGACCAGGACCCGATTCCCGCACCCTGA
- a CDS encoding NAD-dependent malic enzyme translates to MTRPQHDAAREVLRDPLRNRGTAFDDDQRRRLGLLGRLPSAVETLDEQAARCWEQLGRCPSPMEKFIYLDLLHDRNETLYFKVLADHLTELLPIVYDPTVGQAIKGWSRDYRVSQAAYLSIDRIEDIKASLTSFGLGPDDVDLIVCTDAEEILGIGDWGVNGVDIAVGKLAVYTAAAGIDPSRVIAVSLDCGTNNAALLNEPAYLGNRHSRIGGRRYDRFIAEYLAAAAELFPKAILHFEDFGPENARRILDKYRGQYRIFNDDMQGTGAIVVASVLSAMKVTRQGFTDQRLVVFGAGTAGSGMADQISAGMIRAGMSEQEARSRVWLIDKQGLVLDDAPGLPTYQQPYARPAHEVAGWHCQDGKIGLLTVVQQVKPTILIGTSTVHGAFTEDVVRALCDGVERPVLLPLSNPTERIEVMPEDAVEWSRGKALVAVGIPTDTFDYEGTTFTIGQANNALLYPGLGLGTIVSGATHITDGMLLAAAEAVAGQVDPTGPGSSLLPPVHDLRASSAVVAYGVVQAAIRDGVATIEHGDIATLTQAIQDAMWQPTYPEERP, encoded by the coding sequence ATGACCCGGCCGCAACACGACGCCGCCCGCGAGGTCCTTCGCGATCCACTTCGCAATCGCGGCACCGCCTTCGACGACGACCAGCGCCGCAGGCTCGGCCTGCTCGGGCGGCTTCCGTCAGCGGTGGAAACCCTCGACGAGCAGGCCGCCCGGTGCTGGGAACAGCTCGGCCGGTGCCCCTCGCCGATGGAGAAGTTCATCTACCTCGACCTTCTGCACGACCGCAACGAGACGCTGTACTTCAAGGTGCTGGCTGACCACCTCACCGAGCTGCTGCCCATTGTCTACGACCCCACGGTCGGGCAGGCGATCAAGGGTTGGAGCCGCGACTATCGGGTCTCGCAGGCGGCGTACCTGTCCATCGATCGCATCGAGGACATCAAGGCCTCGCTCACGTCGTTCGGTCTCGGTCCCGACGACGTCGACTTGATCGTGTGCACCGACGCCGAGGAGATCCTGGGGATCGGCGACTGGGGTGTCAACGGCGTCGACATCGCGGTCGGCAAGCTGGCCGTGTACACGGCCGCCGCCGGCATCGATCCCAGCCGCGTCATTGCGGTCAGCCTCGACTGTGGCACGAACAATGCCGCCCTGCTCAACGAGCCTGCGTACCTCGGCAACCGGCACTCGCGTATCGGCGGTCGCCGGTACGACCGCTTCATCGCCGAGTATCTCGCCGCGGCAGCCGAACTCTTCCCGAAGGCGATCCTGCATTTCGAGGACTTCGGCCCGGAGAACGCCCGCCGGATCCTGGACAAGTACCGCGGCCAGTACCGCATTTTCAACGACGACATGCAGGGAACCGGAGCGATCGTCGTCGCGAGCGTGCTCTCGGCGATGAAAGTCACGCGGCAAGGCTTCACCGACCAGCGATTGGTGGTCTTCGGGGCCGGGACCGCAGGATCCGGGATGGCCGATCAGATCAGCGCGGGCATGATCCGCGCCGGAATGTCCGAACAGGAAGCGCGAAGCAGGGTCTGGCTGATCGACAAGCAGGGCCTCGTCCTGGATGACGCACCGGGCCTGCCCACCTATCAGCAACCATACGCCCGCCCCGCCCACGAGGTCGCCGGCTGGCACTGTCAGGACGGGAAGATCGGCCTGTTGACCGTTGTGCAGCAGGTCAAACCCACCATCCTCATTGGCACCTCCACCGTGCACGGCGCTTTCACCGAGGATGTCGTGCGCGCCCTCTGCGACGGGGTGGAGCGCCCTGTCCTGCTGCCGCTGTCCAATCCCACCGAACGCATCGAAGTCATGCCCGAGGACGCTGTCGAATGGTCACGAGGTAAGGCACTCGTCGCCGTCGGCATCCCCACCGACACCTTCGACTACGAGGGCACCACCTTCACGATCGGGCAGGCGAACAACGCTCTGCTCTATCCCGGGCTCGGCCTGGGGACGATCGTCTCCGGCGCCACCCACATCACCGACGGCATGCTTCTGGCTGCCGCCGAAGCGGTCGCCGGGCAGGTGGACCCCACCGGCCCCGGGTCCTCGCTGCTGCCACCGGTGCACGACCTGCGGGCCTCGTCGGCTGTCGTGGCGTACGGCGTCGTGCAGGCAGCGATCAGGGACGGCGTCGCCACGATCGAGCATGGCGACATCGCAACGCTGACCCAAGCCATCCAGGACGCCATGTGGCAGCCGACCTACCCGGAAGAGAGGCCCTGA